In Natrinema amylolyticum, the following are encoded in one genomic region:
- a CDS encoding PHP domain-containing protein, with the protein MFAVDLHAHTRFFHGRRSLGDRYDPLGVRLLTEMAERRGLDGVATTNHDYYTPFDPSPDVETLPGIEITTDRGHVLVIGPDPPAATKPGALSPAEAVALAHDRDCAAIVAHPFRNSTVRELEDVPFDAIEVNGKHPRSQPLVEELAAGRDLPLVGGSDAHYPFEVGRAYTVVEADRLTPASIVDAIRDGDVSARVSRSGFDRLLRRGYRAIHDRKQVIDAIERPTPGVGTPPGEEESD; encoded by the coding sequence ATGTTCGCGGTCGATCTCCACGCGCATACGCGGTTCTTTCACGGTCGGCGATCGCTCGGCGACCGATACGACCCGCTCGGCGTTCGACTGCTCACCGAGATGGCCGAGCGACGCGGTCTCGACGGCGTCGCGACGACCAACCACGATTACTACACGCCGTTCGATCCGTCTCCCGACGTCGAGACGCTGCCGGGGATCGAGATCACGACCGACCGCGGCCACGTCCTCGTCATCGGCCCCGACCCGCCAGCGGCGACGAAACCCGGCGCGCTCTCCCCCGCCGAAGCCGTCGCGCTGGCACACGACCGCGACTGCGCTGCGATCGTCGCTCATCCCTTCCGGAACAGTACGGTCCGCGAACTCGAGGACGTCCCCTTCGACGCGATCGAGGTCAACGGCAAACACCCGCGCTCGCAGCCGCTCGTCGAGGAGTTAGCGGCCGGACGCGACCTCCCGCTGGTCGGCGGCAGCGACGCTCACTACCCCTTCGAGGTGGGGCGAGCGTACACGGTCGTCGAAGCCGACCGGCTCACGCCCGCGTCGATCGTCGACGCGATCCGCGACGGCGACGTCAGCGCGCGCGTCTCCCGCTCCGGGTTCGATCGCTTGCTTCGGCGCGGCTACCGGGCGATCCACGACCGGAAACAGGTGATCGACGCGATCGAACGGCCGACGCCCGGCGTGGGGACGCCCCCCGGCGAGGAGGAGTCCGACTGA
- a CDS encoding Lrp/AsnC family transcriptional regulator, translated as MDDLDRQILDILRRDSRTPYTEIADEVGTSEGTVRNRVERMMDDDVIERFTISTRTGNVQAMLEISVAVDVDTKGVSERMAEWDEVDFVWMVSGEQDVVLVVDAADTRGVNDLITKARDQEEVMSTKTRLILDEELG; from the coding sequence ATGGACGACTTGGACCGACAGATCCTCGATATCCTCCGGCGGGACAGCCGAACGCCGTACACCGAGATCGCCGACGAGGTCGGGACGAGCGAGGGGACCGTCCGCAACCGCGTCGAGCGGATGATGGATGACGACGTCATCGAACGCTTTACCATCTCGACCCGGACGGGGAACGTCCAGGCGATGCTCGAGATCAGCGTCGCAGTCGACGTCGACACCAAGGGCGTCTCCGAGCGGATGGCCGAGTGGGACGAGGTCGACTTCGTCTGGATGGTCTCCGGCGAGCAGGACGTCGTCCTCGTGGTCGACGCCGCGGACACGCGCGGGGTCAACGACCTCATCACGAAGGCCCGCGATCAGGAGGAGGTCATGAGCACGAAGACGCGGCTGATTCTGGACGAAGAACTCGGGTAG
- the carA gene encoding glutamine-hydrolyzing carbamoyl-phosphate synthase small subunit, which produces MTEAYVALEGGHVLEGRGRASGTARGEIVFTTAYTGYEESLTDPSYEEQILTFSYPLIGNYGVREERFEDERVHPRGVVAKELTEDVVDWLESEGVPAVDHLDTRDVVTDIRDGGAMKCGIAVGEDVTEEDALEQLEQCKAMSDHTDIGAQVSVDEPVVHGEDNDGETVALIDCGAKGSIISSLLERDATVHVLPYDASVADVEAVDPDLLFISNGPGDPVNFEQAITLVEEFVEDTPVAGICLGQQIVAEALGGTTEKMTFGHRGVNQPVLDLESGQVVMTTQNHGYTVADPGEHLEITQINVNDDTPEGIDGIEYDVLTRQYHPEANPGPEDTLDFFDDVLAMASGRADSRAVPADD; this is translated from the coding sequence ATGACGGAAGCCTACGTCGCACTTGAAGGCGGCCACGTACTCGAGGGACGTGGTCGCGCGTCAGGAACGGCCCGCGGTGAAATCGTATTCACAACAGCGTATACCGGCTACGAGGAAAGTCTGACCGACCCCTCCTACGAGGAGCAGATCCTCACGTTCTCGTATCCGCTGATCGGTAACTACGGCGTCCGCGAGGAGCGCTTCGAGGACGAGCGCGTCCACCCCCGTGGCGTCGTCGCGAAGGAACTCACCGAGGACGTCGTCGACTGGCTCGAGAGCGAGGGCGTCCCGGCGGTCGACCACCTCGACACCCGCGACGTCGTCACCGACATCCGCGATGGCGGTGCGATGAAGTGCGGAATCGCCGTCGGCGAGGACGTCACCGAGGAGGACGCCTTAGAGCAACTCGAGCAGTGCAAGGCCATGAGCGACCACACCGACATCGGCGCGCAGGTCAGCGTCGACGAGCCGGTCGTCCACGGCGAAGACAACGACGGCGAGACCGTCGCCCTGATCGACTGCGGCGCGAAGGGCTCGATCATCAGTTCGCTGCTCGAGCGCGACGCGACGGTTCACGTCCTGCCGTACGATGCGAGCGTCGCCGACGTCGAGGCCGTCGACCCCGATCTCCTGTTCATCTCGAACGGCCCCGGCGACCCGGTCAACTTCGAGCAGGCGATCACCCTCGTCGAGGAGTTCGTCGAGGACACGCCCGTCGCCGGCATCTGTCTCGGCCAGCAGATCGTCGCCGAAGCGCTCGGCGGCACCACCGAGAAGATGACCTTCGGTCACCGCGGCGTCAACCAGCCCGTCCTCGATCTCGAGTCCGGGCAGGTCGTCATGACCACCCAGAATCACGGCTACACCGTCGCCGACCCCGGTGAACACCTCGAGATCACTCAGATCAACGTCAACGACGACACGCCGGAGGGGATCGACGGCATCGAGTACGACGTACTCACCCGTCAGTACCACCCTGAAGCAAACCCCGGTCCCGAAGACACCCTCGACTTCTTCGACGACGTGCTCGCCATGGCTTCCGGGCGAGCGGACTCGCGAGCGGTTCCGGCCGACGACTGA
- a CDS encoding ABC transporter substrate-binding protein produces the protein MGEVEFQEAPERWTALLPSYADMGFALGGGETLGIQGHDRHATEAYDELPGVEYDVDGIRELNDDGVDKEVFYEMAADIHFMEPNQLINWYGWSEADVADIESATGPFLGNFIRRRSDDWHDYRYYDLYEAFELLAEVFRERERYEAFVDLHDEMLATIDERLPPAEARPAAMLVYPADEPPTEFYPYRFDDGGVSTKQWRDLGLTDALVASDVGHYMGDGGTVDLETILEVDPDVLLVRGQEGVSESAFRESIIEPLQDDAAASEVTAIQEEAVYNGGYLDQGPIINFYQTELAAKDIYPDAFADATLFDRERVANIVTGGF, from the coding sequence ATGGGGGAGGTCGAATTCCAGGAGGCTCCCGAGCGGTGGACCGCGTTACTGCCGAGCTACGCGGACATGGGGTTCGCACTCGGCGGCGGCGAGACGCTCGGAATTCAGGGCCACGACCGTCACGCGACGGAGGCCTACGACGAGCTGCCGGGGGTCGAGTACGACGTCGACGGGATCCGAGAGCTGAACGACGACGGCGTGGACAAGGAGGTGTTCTACGAGATGGCGGCCGATATCCACTTCATGGAGCCCAATCAGTTGATCAACTGGTACGGCTGGAGCGAGGCGGACGTCGCGGACATCGAATCGGCCACCGGCCCCTTCCTCGGCAACTTCATCCGCCGGCGCAGCGACGACTGGCACGATTACCGTTACTACGACCTCTACGAGGCCTTCGAGCTGCTGGCCGAGGTCTTCCGGGAACGCGAGCGCTACGAGGCGTTCGTCGACCTCCACGACGAGATGCTCGCGACGATCGACGAGCGGCTCCCGCCGGCCGAGGCGCGACCGGCCGCGATGCTCGTCTACCCGGCCGACGAGCCGCCGACGGAGTTCTATCCCTACCGGTTCGACGACGGCGGTGTCAGCACCAAGCAGTGGCGTGATCTCGGCCTGACCGACGCGCTCGTGGCGAGCGACGTGGGGCACTACATGGGCGACGGCGGGACGGTCGATCTCGAGACGATCCTCGAGGTCGATCCCGACGTGCTGCTGGTTCGCGGGCAGGAAGGCGTCTCCGAGTCGGCGTTCCGGGAATCGATCATCGAACCGCTGCAGGACGATGCGGCCGCGAGCGAGGTGACCGCGATACAGGAGGAGGCCGTCTACAACGGCGGCTACCTCGATCAGGGGCCGATCATCAACTTCTACCAGACCGAACTCGCCGCGAAGGACATCTACCCCGACGCGTTCGCGGACGCAACGCTGTTCGATCGCGAGCGCGTCGCGAACATCGTCACCGGGGGCTTCTGA